The proteins below come from a single Sorghum bicolor cultivar BTx623 chromosome 4, Sorghum_bicolor_NCBIv3, whole genome shotgun sequence genomic window:
- the LOC8073910 gene encoding cytochrome P450 87A3 has translation MESLVCVAVWAVTLAMAMASILWTYRWNHPKANGQLPPGSLGFPLLGETLQFFAPNPTSDVSPFVKKRLDRYGNIFKTSIVGRSVVVSADPELNYYVFQQEGKLFESWYPDTFTEIFGRDNVGSLHGFMYKYLKTLVLRLYGQENLRAVLLADAHRACRASLAAWASRPSSVVELKDAISTMIFDLTAKKLISYEASKSSEDLRKNFVAFIRGLISFPVDIPGTAYHECMQGRKKAMKVLRTMMRERMADRPGRQQSEDFFDVLIEELRREKPVMTEAIALDLMFVLLFASFETTALALTLGVKLLAENPRVLRALTEEHEAIVSNRKDRDAGLTWAEYKSMTFTSQVTLEIVRLANIVPGIFRKALQDIEFKGYTIPAGWGVMVCPPAVHLNPEIYEDPLAFNPWRWQDKVEITGGTKHFMAFGGGLRFCVGTDLSKVLMATFIHCLVTKYSWRTIKGGNIVRTPGLSFPDGYHVQLLPKN, from the exons ATGGAATCACTGGTCTGCGTAGCAGTGTGGGCTGTGACcttggccatggccatggcttCCATCCTGTGGACATACAGGTGGAACCACCCGAAAGCTAACGGACAGCTGCCTCCGGGCTCCCTCGGCTTCCCTCTCCTCGGCGAGACCTTGCAGTTCTTCGCGCCCAATCCTACCTCTGACGTCTCCCCGTTCGTCAAGAAGAGACTGGACAG GTATGGCAACATCTTCAAGACGAGCATCGTGGGTCGGTCGGTGGTGGTGTCGGCGGACCCAGAGCTCAACTACTACGTGTTCCAGCAGGAAGGGAAGCTGTTCGAGAGCTGGTACCCGGACACCTTCACCGAGATCTTCGGCCGCGACAACGTCGGCTCCCTCCACGGCTTCATGTACAAGTACCTCAAGACGCTCGTGCTCCGCCTCTACGGCCAGGAGAACCTCAGGGCCGTGCTCCTCGCCGACGCCCACCGCGCCTGCCGCGCCAGCCTCGCCGCGTGGGCGAGCCGGCCCAGCAGCGTCGTCGAGCTCAAGGACGCCATCTCCACC ATGATATTCGATCTTACCGCGAAGAAGCTGATCAGCTACGAGGCGTCCAAGTCGTCGGAGGATCTGAGGAAGAACTTCGTGGCCTTCATTCGCGGCCTCATATCGTTCCCGGTGGACATTCCCGGCACAGCCTACCATGAGTGCATGCAG GGGAGGAAGAAGGCGATGAAGGTGCTGAGGACGATGATGCGGGAGCGGATGGCGGATCGTCCGGGGAGGCAGCAGAGCGAGGACTTCTTCGACGTGCTGATCGAGGAGCTGAGGAGGGAGAAGCCCGTCATGACGGAGGCGATCGCGCTGGACCTCATGTTCGTGCTCCTCTTCGCCAGCTTCGAGACGACGGCGCTGGCGCTCACGCTGGGCGTCAAGCTACTGGCCGAGAACCCCAGGGTGCTCCGGGCGCTAACG GAGGAGCATGAGGCGATTGTCAGCAACAGGAAGGACAGGGATGCCGGGCTCACGTGGGCCGAGTACAAGTCCATGACCTTCACATCTCAG GTTACACTCGAGATTGTCCGACTGGCAAACATCGTGCCGGGTATTTTTCGGAAGGCCTTGCAAGACATTGAGTTCAAAG GCTACACCATTCCGGCAGGCTGGGGAGTGATGGTGTGTCCTCCAGCAGTGCACTTAAACCCCGAAATATATGAAGATCCATTAGCGTTTAATCCGTGGAGATGGCAG GACAAGGTGGAAATCACCGGTGGGACGAAGCATTTCATGGCCTTCGGTGGGGGGCTCCGGTTCTGTGTTGGCACAGATCTCAGCAAGGTCTTGATGGCAACCTTCATCCATTGCCTGGTTACAAAATACAG TTGGAGGACAATCAAAGGAGGTAACATAGTGCGTACCCCTGGGCTTAGCTTTCCCGATGGCTATCATGTTCAGCTCTTACCTAAGAACTGA